From a region of the Dyella jiangningensis genome:
- a CDS encoding MarR family winged helix-turn-helix transcriptional regulator — translation MKRKPTPNHLLLDQQLCFALYAASRSVTGLYRPLLEPLGLTYPQYLVMLVLWEQDGLTVRELGQRLQLDSGTLTPLLKRLQAAGLVDRQRRTEDEREVDIRLTDAGLALRDQASDVPKCMAQRLQLSLEQMQTLRDELKRMTRQLQLSPIED, via the coding sequence ATGAAACGCAAGCCAACCCCTAATCACCTGCTGCTGGACCAGCAACTGTGTTTTGCGCTGTACGCCGCCTCGCGTTCCGTCACCGGCCTGTACCGGCCGCTGCTGGAACCACTGGGGCTGACCTACCCGCAATACCTGGTGATGCTGGTGCTGTGGGAGCAGGACGGCCTGACCGTGCGCGAGCTGGGGCAACGCCTCCAACTGGATTCGGGAACGCTCACACCGCTGCTGAAGCGGTTGCAGGCGGCCGGACTGGTCGACCGTCAACGGCGTACGGAAGACGAGCGCGAGGTGGACATCCGCCTGACCGACGCCGGCCTCGCCCTGCGCGACCAGGCCAGCGACGTACCCAAATGCATGGCCCAACGCCTGCAGCTTTCGCTCGAACAGATGCAAACGTTGCGCGATGAACTGAAGCGAATGACCCGGCAACTCCAACTCTCCCCCATCGAGGACTGA
- a CDS encoding C40 family peptidase, whose translation MSPEVDAPSTANAPWRSARLLLLGSALLLLTACASGPRKPAPRESQSALANLPARAPAGNAGTANDVLFRAIALVGTPYRWGGNTPDGGFDCSGLVDYIYRNAAGLSLPHSSREMSELNGERVRRMTDLVSGDLVFFGGHTGISHVGVYVGKGRFVHAPNSGGTVRLDDIDGPYWRDHFAFGKRLLD comes from the coding sequence ATGAGCCCGGAGGTCGACGCTCCATCCACAGCGAACGCGCCGTGGCGATCGGCGCGTCTGCTCCTGCTGGGTTCGGCCCTCCTGCTGCTGACCGCCTGCGCGAGCGGCCCGCGCAAGCCGGCACCGCGTGAATCCCAATCCGCCCTGGCCAATCTTCCGGCGCGCGCTCCGGCCGGCAACGCGGGCACGGCCAACGACGTACTGTTCCGCGCGATCGCCCTGGTGGGCACGCCCTACCGCTGGGGCGGCAACACACCCGACGGCGGGTTCGATTGCAGTGGCCTGGTCGATTACATCTATCGCAATGCGGCAGGCCTTTCGCTGCCCCACAGCTCACGCGAGATGTCGGAACTGAACGGCGAACGCGTGCGCCGCATGACCGACCTGGTAAGCGGCGACCTGGTGTTCTTCGGCGGCCATACGGGCATCAGCCATGTCGGCGTCTACGTGGGCAAGGGTCGCTTCGTCCACGCCCCCAACAGCGGCGGCACCGTACGGCTGGACGATATCGACGGCCCCTACTGGCGCGATCATTTCGCCTTCGGCAAACGCCTGCTCGATTAG
- a CDS encoding organic hydroperoxide resistance protein — MNISKILYTATATVTGGREGHAKSGDGVLDLQLVVPKGLGGPGGAGSNPEQLFAAGYAACFEGAVRFVARQKGVTLKDASVTAHVGIGPREPTGFGIAVKLDVSLPGIDRAVAQDLVDTAHNDICPYSHATRGNVDVQITLV; from the coding sequence ATGAACATCAGCAAGATTCTCTACACCGCCACCGCTACCGTGACCGGCGGCCGCGAAGGCCACGCCAAGAGCGGCGACGGCGTGCTCGACCTGCAGTTGGTCGTACCCAAGGGCCTGGGCGGCCCGGGCGGCGCCGGCAGCAATCCGGAACAGCTGTTCGCCGCCGGCTATGCAGCCTGCTTCGAAGGCGCCGTGCGCTTCGTGGCGCGCCAGAAGGGCGTGACGCTGAAGGACGCCTCGGTAACCGCGCACGTCGGCATCGGCCCGCGCGAACCGACCGGCTTCGGCATCGCCGTGAAGCTGGACGTGAGCCTGCCCGGCATCGACCGCGCCGTGGCGCAGGATCTGGTGGACACCGCGCACAACGACATCTGCCCGTATTCGCATGCGACGCGCGGCAATGTGGATGTGCAGATCACGCTGGTGTGA
- a CDS encoding NAD(P)/FAD-dependent oxidoreductase, protein MDASRSDVLILGGGVIGLACALYLLKSGATVRVLEQGTPGCGSSHGNCGTITPSHAAPLAMPGMLGVALRSMLRADAPLYLNPRFDGPRLRWLLGFARHCNWRDFEHAARARSAILQRSRGLLGSLVREEPLDCEFGEEGELYVYRTPQALEADERHHAQVLERLGVEVQRLKGDEVEAREPALKPGVAGGLFHPGDARLRPDRYAAELARRVMELGGAIETGARIDDFGLREGRIEHVRTTRGVFRSDRVVMALGAWSPLLGRSLGLRLPMQPGKGYSLTYTRPTRVPRHALVLREAAVCVTTWETGYRLGSTMEFSGYVEGLNRTRLDALRRGAAQGLHEPEGPQLLEEWWGWRPMSMDEVPIIGPSSRWSNLMFATAHGMLGVSMSAATGELVAALMRGGTPPIDPSPYAPARFGV, encoded by the coding sequence ATGGATGCTTCACGCAGTGATGTGTTGATTCTTGGCGGCGGCGTCATCGGCCTGGCCTGTGCGTTGTACCTGCTGAAGTCCGGAGCTACCGTGCGCGTTTTGGAGCAGGGTACCCCGGGTTGTGGCAGTTCGCACGGCAATTGTGGAACGATCACCCCCAGCCACGCCGCCCCCCTGGCCATGCCAGGCATGCTCGGCGTCGCCTTGCGCTCGATGCTTCGCGCCGACGCGCCGCTCTACCTCAACCCCCGATTCGACGGTCCCCGCCTTCGCTGGCTGCTGGGCTTTGCCCGGCATTGCAACTGGCGCGACTTCGAGCATGCCGCCCGGGCGCGGTCGGCGATCCTGCAGCGTTCACGCGGCCTGCTGGGTTCGCTGGTGCGCGAGGAGCCGTTGGACTGCGAGTTCGGTGAAGAGGGCGAGCTCTATGTGTACCGCACGCCACAGGCGCTCGAGGCGGACGAACGGCATCACGCCCAGGTGCTCGAGCGCCTGGGCGTCGAGGTGCAGCGCCTCAAGGGCGACGAGGTGGAAGCGCGCGAACCCGCGTTGAAGCCGGGCGTGGCCGGTGGCCTGTTTCATCCCGGCGATGCGCGCCTGCGACCCGACCGCTATGCGGCGGAACTGGCGCGCCGCGTGATGGAACTGGGTGGCGCCATCGAAACCGGCGCGCGCATCGACGACTTCGGCCTGCGCGAGGGTCGCATCGAACATGTGCGGACGACGCGCGGCGTGTTCCGCTCGGACCGCGTGGTGATGGCGCTGGGCGCCTGGTCGCCATTGCTCGGTCGCAGCCTTGGCCTGCGGCTTCCGATGCAGCCTGGCAAGGGATACTCGCTCACCTATACGCGACCCACGCGGGTGCCGCGCCATGCACTGGTGCTGCGCGAAGCCGCGGTCTGCGTGACGACCTGGGAAACCGGCTACCGGCTCGGCAGCACCATGGAGTTCTCCGGCTACGTGGAAGGACTCAACCGCACGCGCCTCGATGCCTTGCGCCGCGGCGCCGCCCAAGGGCTGCACGAACCCGAAGGCCCGCAATTGCTGGAAGAGTGGTGGGGTTGGCGACCGATGAGCATGGACGAGGTGCCGATCATCGGTCCGAGCTCGCGCTGGTCCAACCTCATGTTCGCCACGGCGCACGGCATGCTTGGCGTAAGCATGTCGGCCGCCACCGGTGAACTGGTGGCCGCACTGATGCGTGGCGGCACGCCGCCGATCGATCCGTCCCCGTATGCGCCAGCGCGCTTTGGCGTGTGA